From Cecembia calidifontis, one genomic window encodes:
- a CDS encoding DUF5995 family protein: protein METINNLLQRMTKESSHWESSGDRRHVFLQCYTLMSRNMYVSIEEKHFSDPLWVSTLLVRFSDYYFEALDLYQSEHPHVPSVWKQAHDASKNPEPHVLQNLLLGVNAHINYDLPLTLYDCMEQEWISADPDKRTKRKNDHELVNQVIANSIDAVQDNIIKPLSPSLAFLDKLMGRMDEWLLSKMIVSWRSDVWNVSQLLLEAKSPDVREEIRQRQELQVLKRGEQLFNLF, encoded by the coding sequence ATGGAAACCATCAACAACCTTCTACAAAGAATGACCAAAGAGTCTTCTCATTGGGAAAGCTCAGGCGACCGAAGACATGTGTTTTTACAGTGCTATACCCTGATGAGCCGAAATATGTATGTCTCCATTGAAGAAAAGCACTTTTCAGATCCTTTATGGGTAAGCACTTTGTTGGTCAGGTTCTCAGACTATTATTTCGAGGCACTCGATCTCTATCAATCTGAACATCCTCATGTGCCCTCCGTATGGAAGCAGGCGCATGATGCCAGCAAAAATCCTGAACCCCATGTCCTGCAAAACCTACTTTTGGGCGTCAATGCCCATATCAATTATGATCTTCCCTTGACACTTTATGATTGCATGGAACAAGAATGGATCAGCGCTGATCCAGATAAAAGAACGAAGCGGAAAAATGACCATGAACTGGTCAATCAGGTTATTGCCAACTCTATAGATGCGGTTCAGGACAATATCATCAAACCACTTTCGCCAAGTTTGGCATTTTTGGACAAATTGATGGGACGTATGGACGAATGGCTGCTTTCAAAAATGATCGTCTCCTGGAGAAGTGATGTCTGGAATGTTTCCCAGCTCCTTTTGGAAGCAAAATCACCCGATGTAAGGGAAGAAATCAGGCAAAGACAGGAGCTACAGGTCCTCAAAAGGGGAGAGCAGTTGTTCAACCTATTTTAA